TATCCGGAACTGTTGATCATCATGTTTGTAGTTTAAaagtttactaaaagactAAGGACATAAAATGAGTACAaagtaaaattgaaaaatgtacaGAATCAATTTATAGAAATAAACCATTTTAATAATAGCAACACAAATACTGGTGAAAATTTCAGAATCAGATTTCGAAAAAAGCGGAAAAAACTCAATATTATAAAGCATAATCAATTCTTGCGATTtgcattaaaacttttaattgagTCTTTCAAGCAGAATCActaatatttttgtacatcATTTTGTGTAACTCAGTGAAATTATAAAGCCAtgtgtaaaaaattaaaacaataatgtaagtttttaaacTGTAAAGCGTCATTCAGATCATGCCGCTTGTGTGCTACTTTCCCATCgattttcattgtttcttGTGACAATGACTCCGAGTTCTGCTGATATGTGATTATTGAAATGGGTTGACGTTGTTTATTTTCTtagtttaaacaattttgataaAGATTTTTCTGCTGGGGAAGATAGGAATTTACAAGTCTCATCCGCCATGAGTCTGAGGTCccttaaaatacaaaaacaaaattatttaaaactagTTGCtatgtaattaattttgtgGTGAGGCAATGCTTCTTGTTCAAATATCAAACGTCAGTTCTCTGTTGAATTATAGAAAACTTTGGAAGATCACGCCTTTATGCTTcgtatattttgaaaacacatttGCTACTGCAGTATCGTATATTTTAGAttaagttttattgttttactggTTTGGGTCGTTTATTCGCATATTTGTCAGTAGATCGAACAGTTCTAATTGCTTCTGAACTTTCCCTTTGTTTCTCTTCGACTGACAAATGTTACAGATTAGTTGCAAGGAAGCTTTTCTGTTTGACTCTTGATCTATTTGCGTATGGTAAAGGTATGGTTAGTTACTGattagcttttaaaatgctttatgaaataaaaataaaatagaaaaaatgtacaaattatcaattaatattttcaacaaaatttgaataataTTATGAATAATGACATGCTTTTTGTAACCAACAtaacatgtttattatttaaataaaccatttttacctgaatttaaaaattttgttatgtaATCAACGGATTCAGGACATTTTAGAATTGCTGCTGCATTGTCGTCATTGCGAGCAAGCTGAGCTAAACCATCAAACATTTCCAACAGCGAATAACTTCCTCTTTTGAGCTTAATGTCTTTATTGCTTGCAACAGCTTTGTTGATATTCTTTGATTTGGTTTCCCAAATAGAAGAAATGAgattaaaagtaataaaagcTCGTAGATTTTTATCAAAGtattttgaagttattacaTCAATTACCAGCATCTTTTGAAATACTAACCTCCACAATGTAGTTAATTAAAGACTGATGGACTTTCAAGGAACCGAGCTGATCTTCCTCTGCCATGTAAGTCACAGAAAAAGCAATGAAGGTTAAAAATTCCATCCTTTCTGGTCCCTGTGTCAATGCAATGCAAACAGAAAATAATGTAGTGTGATTGATGTGAGAACTAATATTGTTCCTAAGACTAGTATCGAGCGCAGATATTCAGCTgttttcaaaagattttttgttaaatacgTTTTTTGAATTGTTGATACTTTTTGCGTAAATTTTACTTTCCAATGCGTTCTGATTATATTCAGTTTAAGTAAAGCTACAATAAAGCTAAATTACCACTTCTTTGACCATTTCGTGTCTAAATTCTGACATTATTTCAAAGGTGTTTTGTACTTTTGCATAAATCAAAGGCTCTGGTCTTTTTGCACAGTTGTACATAATACCTACAGCTTTTTGTTCTGCATAACCTTTcacctaaaaaaattaatatctaAGTTGAAATACTAGAAACAAAGAAAGTCAATGTAGCCAAACTTAAAAGGTTTTTCAGATTAATGAGTACCTTAAAATGTAATGGTAGTTGATTATGCGTAAGGGTAATCATTAGTACCTCCAATGGAAGCCAAAATAAGCCTTgtaaatattgcaaatgtaCGGCCATCAACGTAATCAAACCTTGCTTGCAACATTCAAAGCAAAATTCTGAGCTAGTTTCAGTCATGTTAAACACCAATCCTTTAAGTACTTCCAAGAATCCATATCTCACGCTaagtaaaacaacaaaacaatttagtatgagaaattaaaatgaaaatagcCCGCTAATTAGTCATGATTAAGAGATGCATCAAGCATGTATGCAAGTATAATCACCAAGATTAATTAAAAATGACCAAGTATAAAAAGTTTCTTTCGCCTTGCATGAACCAATATAAACTTTCAGGGCGTGGGTGTTGAAGGTATGTTTGGCAAAGGCAAAAATGCCAACCACGACCTATGCAAAGCAACCTGGTATTTCAAGTGGAATCATGTATGACCCAAAAAAATTCGAGTGAAAAGCACTTTCGAATCGATATAGCctttcaaaattaataaataaatctaTTATAAGAAAGCAAAGAAGATTTTATTACTTTCCACCATATTTGCATTGATTTAGACTATTAATAATACAGAGGTAAATGCAAATACTTTACTACCtcaaatgtcattttttggcTCAAATAAAACACGTATAAAAATAgatgaaatcatttttaattttagcattaacttaagtaaaataaaaaaataaacaaacagctTGCTGGCAATGCCAGCCTACCTGTCAATTGGATATTCATTTCCATCATCAATTAAAATCATGAAATATTGAAGAAACAGTGGAATAACATCATGACTTATCATCTCATCCACAACATCGTTTTGAAAGCtctgcaaaaataatttacattttatcaaTTTCGGTAACATTGTTAGAGCAAAATACGTAAAAGAAAGTGTTTGCATATTACGTATACAAATTAGCTAGCAAGAAATTACAAGCGCAAGCTGAAAGCTTGTAATGTGACACGTCTCAGCTTGTCTCGTCCAAACACGTtttatttactgtaattaTTGCATTTCAACCGTTTAATAAAACCTTTAGCTTCTTTTTTGTGacacacaaaacaattttgtgttCTATTGTCGATTTACTCAGTGACACTTTTTTTCGAAACTTTCGGTCTGAATAAATCGAACTTGATTAAGTATGCTTCGTGCTTCGACCTGAAACTCGTCTCTATGAACATTAACCGATTTCTTTACTTTCTTTGTTGAGATTATGTTTTTACTGTCATGTAAGATTTACTTTTATAGAGAAATGCAAGAAACTGTACTGAAATTAGAAGCTGTAGATCAAACTGATGTCATTTTGATCTTTAGATTAGGTTTATCGAAGTAACGTTTGCGTTTGTTACATATACTATAgcgcaaaaaaaaaatttttgctgtttaatTACAGAAGCTGTTAATTGTGGAAAGAAATTACAGATACATACGTAACCGAAAATTCTTGCCTTCTGGTGCCAGGCTGTTTTCTCACATTCACGGTGAATGGCGACATCATCAATAAAACCCaagaaagcaatttatttcattaaacagCCCCCACAATCAAAACCAAACCGACCTCC
The Clavelina lepadiformis chromosome 4, kaClaLepa1.1, whole genome shotgun sequence DNA segment above includes these coding regions:
- the LOC143451285 gene encoding uncharacterized protein LOC143451285: MISHDVIPLFLQYFMILIDDGNEYPIDSVRYGFLEVLKGLVFNMTETSSEFCFECCKQGLITLMAVHLQYLQGLFWLPLEVKGYAEQKAVGIMYNCAKRPEPLIYAKVQNTFEIMSEFRHEMVKEVGPERMEFLTFIAFSVTYMAEEDQLGSLKVHQSLINYIVENINKAVASNKDIKLKRGSYSLLEMFDGLAQLARNDDNAAAILKCPESVDYITKFLNSDQESNRKASLQLICNICQSKRNKGKVQKQLELFDLLTNMRINDPNQDLRLMADETCKFLSSPAEKSLSKLFKLRK